The genomic DNA GATCGACACCCTCCGTCGATTTCTCCTCCCCTGCTTGTCCCCCTCCTCCGCTAAATCCACCCactccgccgccgccgccacccCCAAGAAACGCCTCAGCACCTCCTTGCGCGACGACCTGGACGACACCaacgccgccgccgccgccgccaaaAGCTTAGACCCCAAGGACCAAGATTCACAATCTTCCACCTCGCCCACCCAAAACGACGGCGTGGCGATTCCGCCCCAGCAGACCCGCCCCTCGAAATCCATGGTCATCGGCACAATCTTCGGCCACCGCCGCGGCCACGTGTGGTTGTGCATCCAGCACGACCGCCTCTCCACCAAACCAACCCTCCTCCTCGAGCTCTCGGTCTCGACCCACCAGCTAGTCAACGAGATGCGATTCGGGCTCGTCCGCGTGACCCTCGAGTGCGACGAGTCGGACCGGCCCCAGCTCGCTGATTGCCCGCTCCGATCTGTCCCCATTTGGACCGTTCACTGCAACG from Pyrus communis chromosome 17, drPyrComm1.1, whole genome shotgun sequence includes the following:
- the LOC137721898 gene encoding protein MIZU-KUSSEI 1-like — translated: MTKIDTLRRFLLPCLSPSSAKSTHSAAAATPKKRLSTSLRDDLDDTNAAAAAAKSLDPKDQDSQSSTSPTQNDGVAIPPQQTRPSKSMVIGTIFGHRRGHVWLCIQHDRLSTKPTLLLELSVSTHQLVNEMRFGLVRVTLECDESDRPQLADCPLRSVPIWTVHCNGRKLGSAARRKASEKVKLMLKMMQSTTVGAGVMPAGFALGSEAESGQEVMYMRANYEHVVGSADSESFHLINPDQCPGQELSVFLLRSRHS